Proteins encoded together in one Mus pahari chromosome 9, PAHARI_EIJ_v1.1, whole genome shotgun sequence window:
- the LOC110326085 gene encoding olfactory receptor 6C76, whose amino-acid sequence MLILSVRFLVDKPSEMRNRTSVTYFILLGLTDDPELQIVIFFFLFLTYLLSIAGNLTIITLTLLDSHLKTPMYFFLRNFSFLEISFTSVCNPRFLVSILTGDKSISYNACVAQLFFFIFLGSTEFFLLASMSYDRYVAICKPLHYTTIISNKICHQLIISSWLAGFLVIFPPLAMGLELDFCDSNIIDHFTCDSAPLLQISCTDTSTLELMSFILALITLMTTLMLIILSYICILRTILKFPSAKQREKAFSTCSSHMIVISISYGSCIFMYVKTSAKAGVALTKGVAMLNTSVAPMLNPFIYTLRNQQVKQAFKDLVRRKLVGW is encoded by the coding sequence atgttGATTTTATCAGTTAGATTTCTTGTAGACAAACCATCAGAGATGAGGAACAGAACTTCAGTGACATACTTCATCCTTCTGGGTCTGACAGACGATCCTGAGCTTCAGAtcgtcattttctttttcctgtttctcacATACTTGCTGAGCATTGCCGGAAATTTAACCATCATTACTCTCACTCTGCTGGATTCCCACCTGAAGAcccccatgtatttcttcctcagGAATTTCTCCTTCTTAGAAATCTCATTTACTTCTGTCTGTAACCCTAGGTTTTTGGTCAGCATCTTAACTGGGGACAAATCAATCTCCTATAATGCTTGTGTTGCCCagctatttttctttatcttccttGGCTCAACAGAGTTTTTCCTTCTGGCATCCAtgtcctatgaccgctatgtggccatttgCAAGCCCCTGCACTACACCACCatcatcagtaacaagatctgccACCAGCTCATCATCAGCTCCTGGCTGGCTGGTTTCCTGGTAATTTTTCCTCCACTGGCCATGGGCTTAGAGCTAGATTTCTGTGACTCCAACATTATTGACCACTTCACATGTGACTCTGCTCCTTTGCTGCAAATATCCTGCACAGACACGAGCACCTTGGAGCTCATGAGCTTTATATTAGCTTTGATCACGCTTATGACCACGCTGATGCTGATAATTCTCTCTTACATCTGCATTCTCAGAACTATTCTGAAATTTCCCTCAGCCAAACAAAGGGAAAAGGCATTTTCAACCTGCTCCTCACATATGATTGTTATCTCCATATCCTATGGAAGCTGCATCTTCATGTATGTGAAAACATCTGCCAAGGCTGGAGTTGCTTTAACAAAGGGAGTGGCTATGCTCAACACCTCTGTTGCCCCCATGCTGAATCCGTTTATCTACACTTTAAGGAACCAGCAGGTGAAACAAGCATTTAAGGACCTTGTAAGAAGAAAacttgtgggctggtga